The Nocardioides panzhihuensis genome has a segment encoding these proteins:
- a CDS encoding MBL fold metallo-hydrolase, protein MLIAGFPAGPWGTNCYVAATGPGTECVVIDPGKDAADGIAEVVREQRLKPVAVLLTHGHVDHMWSVTPVSRTYDSTAWIHPNDRHLLADPMAGISPESAQMLLGMADIQGGTYDFVEPDDVRELSDGQAIDLAGMSFLIDHTPGHTEGSVTFRTPYPDHAEVSDVMFSGDLLFAGSIGRTDLPGGDHATMLQSLTTKVLPLADDIVVLPGHGEQTSIGRERATNPFLQDLITTP, encoded by the coding sequence GTGTTGATCGCAGGCTTTCCCGCCGGTCCGTGGGGCACCAACTGCTACGTGGCCGCCACCGGACCGGGCACCGAGTGTGTCGTGATCGACCCCGGGAAGGACGCCGCCGACGGCATCGCGGAGGTCGTCCGGGAGCAGCGTCTCAAGCCGGTCGCCGTGCTCCTCACCCACGGCCACGTCGACCACATGTGGTCCGTGACGCCGGTGAGCAGGACGTACGACTCCACCGCCTGGATCCACCCCAACGACCGCCATCTCCTGGCTGACCCCATGGCAGGCATCTCGCCGGAGTCGGCGCAGATGCTGCTCGGGATGGCAGACATCCAAGGGGGCACCTACGACTTCGTGGAGCCCGACGACGTGCGGGAGCTGAGCGACGGTCAGGCCATCGACCTGGCCGGGATGAGCTTCCTGATCGACCATACGCCCGGGCATACCGAGGGGTCGGTCACCTTCCGGACTCCCTACCCCGACCACGCCGAGGTCAGTGACGTGATGTTCTCCGGCGACCTGCTCTTCGCGGGCAGCATCGGGCGTACGGACCTCCCCGGCGGTGACCACGCCACGATGCTGCAGTCCCTGACCACCAAGGTGCTGCCCCTCGCCGACGACATCGTGGTGCTCCCCGGACACGGCGAACAGACCTCCATCGGGCGCGAGCGCGCCACCAACCCGTTTCTTCAGGACCTGATCACCACACCATGA